In Kitasatospora sp. NBC_00240, the following are encoded in one genomic region:
- a CDS encoding nuclear transport factor 2 family protein has product MSETLSSREVFLELLAGITAGRFAELAELYAEDAVVETVFQPVGPRRLEGRAVLRARFAEVAAHSPLDLTARNVVVRETDDPEVVVAEWDYQVHHRESGRAFEAANIQVLRVRDGLIVHSRDYHDHLALATAGGNLPQLVAALEGE; this is encoded by the coding sequence ATGTCCGAAACGCTGTCGTCGCGCGAGGTCTTCCTGGAGCTGCTCGCGGGCATCACCGCGGGACGGTTCGCCGAACTGGCCGAACTCTATGCCGAGGACGCGGTGGTGGAGACCGTCTTCCAGCCGGTGGGGCCGCGCCGGCTGGAGGGGCGGGCCGTGCTGCGGGCGCGGTTCGCGGAGGTCGCCGCGCACTCGCCGCTGGATCTGACCGCGAGGAACGTGGTGGTCCGGGAGACCGACGACCCGGAGGTGGTCGTCGCCGAGTGGGACTACCAGGTGCACCACCGGGAGAGCGGGCGGGCCTTCGAGGCCGCAAACATCCAGGTGCTGCGGGTGCGCGACGGCCTGATCGTCCACAGCCGGGACTACCACGACCACCTGGCCCTCGCGACGGCCGGCGGCAACCTGCCGCAGCTGGTGGCGG